CACCGGAAGCGCCGTGAACAACGCACAGGAATTGCTCGAGGCCCAGCAGCGGCGGTTCCGGCGGCTGGATCCCGCCCTGCCCGCGGTCTACCCCCTGCCGCGCCACGGCGAACCGGTCCTGGCTCATCTGGACGCCGGGCGGACGGTCGCGGGGGTTTCCGCCCACGCGCATCAGCCCCCCGGCACCCTGCCGAGTCTGTGGTCCACGGCTGACACCTACGAACTCTTCCCCCTGCTCGGCGAGCACCCACGTGCGGGCATGGACGTGCTGCTGCGCGCCTTCCGGGAGCAGCTCGCCACCCGCGCTGTTCCCGAGCGGGATTCCGCCTGCCTGGTCACCTGGCCCAGCCGGGACGTCTCGGCCACCCGGGCCCTGCTCGACCACGGTTTCACCCCGCTGACCTGCCTCGCGGTGCGGACACCGACTCCGGAAGTAGATACGAAACTGTCTGGTACCGTAAAGATGCGTCGGGCCGGACCGCCCGATTCGGACCGGGTCGTCGAACTGGCCATGGCCGAGCTCGAGTACGCCGCGCTGGTCGGGGGTTCCGTCCTTCGCCCCGACGCGGCCGGACTCAAGCGCAGTGCCGTCGAAGTCCGGTTGCGCACGCGGAGCACCCCCGGAAGCGCCAAGGTTCCGGGCGGCGCTCCGGTCTGGCTGGCCGAGCGGAACGAGATTCCGGTCGGACTCGCCGAGTGCGGCTGGGTCGACGCGAACAACCACCACAGTGGACACCGGATCGGCAGCGGACTCTGGGGCTACGTCAACTGCCTCTCCGTCCGCGAGGAGCACCGGGGCACCGGCATCGGTCGCGACCTGATGACGATGGCCCACAACGACTTCGCGGCGGCGGGAGCCGTGGGCAGCTTCCTGTACTACAACCCGGCCAACCCGGTGTCCCCGGTTTTCTGGCACCGCCAGGGCTACCGGCCGCTGTGGACGATATGGGAGATCAGACCGGCTACCGCACTGCGCTGACACCTCGGGCGGCGGAGCCGGTCGCGACGCGAAAGGCAACGCCGAGCCGTGGAGATCGTCGCAACGGGAGTCGAGGTCGCCGGTCCGCACGGGCCGCTGCTCGAGCCCACCTCGCTGCACGTCCGTTCGGGAGAGCTGCTGCTCGTCGCGGGACCGCCCGGATCGGGGCGCACCGCACTGGCGCTGGCGTTGTCGGGACGCCTGCGCCCCGACAGCGGAACGGTCCTGCGCAACGGGCACGCTTCCCCCGTCCGACTGCGGCGGACCACAGCCGTGGTCGACTCCGCCGGAATCACCGAGCCGGAAGGATCCGTCGAACTCTCCGAAGCGGTCGCCGAAGGGCTCGGTCTCGCCGGGAGACCGTTCGGCAGGCGAGCGGTGCACCGGTGGTTGTCCGAGCGCGGACTGCACCACTCGGCCCGGAAGCGTTTCGAACAGCTCGCACCGGAGCTCCGGACCCGGGTGCTGCTCGACCTCGCCCGCACCGCGCGCGGCACCGAAGCGCTGATCCTCGACTGCCCCGACCGCCACGGCGGTGACCCGCTGAGCTGGTACACCGCCGCACGCGAAACCGCCACCCACGGCTACGCGGTCGTGGCGCTGTGCGCACCGCAGACCGCGCGGGAACTAAACGTGCGCCCGATTCGCATCGGATCCGCTCGGGACTCGGGCACCGAGCAGCCCGTCTCCGAGCGCACCCACCCCACTCCCACCGCCGGAACTTCCCCCAGGACCGCACCATGACCACTCTTCGCCTGGCCAGGACCGAACTACGCCGGCTGACCTCCGGCAAGCTGCCCAAGCTCGCTCTCGTGGCGGTCACCCTCGTCCCGCTGCTCTACGGAGCGATGTACATCTACGCGAACTGGGACCCCTACGGGGAGCTGGACTCCGTTCCCGCCGCCGTCGTGGTCGACGACGCGGGAGCCACCCGGGACGACGGGAGCAGGCTCACGGCGGGCGACACGGTCTACCAACGCCTGATCGACTCCGGGGACTTCGACTGGAACCGGGTGAGCCGCGAGCAGGCGACCAGCGGAGTCTCGGAGGGTCGCTACACCTTCGCTCTCGTGATCCCGCAGGGCTTCTCCGAAGCACTGCTCTCCCCCGGCGAGTTCGATCCGGAGCAGGCCCGGCTGCGGCTGGTCACCAACGACGCGAACAACTACTTGGCGGGAACGATCGCCGACCAGGTGGTCACCCGGGTTCGTCAGGGAGTCGCCGCCGACGCGGGAAGCGATGCCGCGCGGCAGCTGCTGCTCGGACTGAGCACCGTGCACGACCAGACGGTACGGGCGGCCGACGGGGCCGGAGAGCTCGCGAACGGGGCCGGAGAACTGGACGAGGGGCTGGACAGCGCCAGCAGCGGTGCCGCGCGGCTCTCCCGGGGAGCGCACGAACTGCTCACCGGACAGCGCAGGTTGGCCGACGGCTCCGCCCAGCTCGCCGAGGGCGCCGGAGAGGTCGCCGACGGCAGCGACGAGCTCCACGGCGGACTGAACCGCCTGCGGGAGCGAACCGCCGAGCTTCCGGAGCGCAGCGACCGCCTCGCCGACGGCGCCGAACGCGTCGCCGAGGGCAACGCCGAGCTCGCCGAGAAGGCCACGAAGCTCGGGACCGTGTCGCAGCGCGTAGCCGACGGGCTGGACGGCGCCAAGAGCGACGTGGTCGAGAAACTGCGCGGGCTCGGGATGCCGGAGCAGCAGATCGAGCGCGTCACCCGCTCGATCGACGAACTCGACCAGCCCGTGGACGAGGCCAACTCGAAGGTCCAGCAACGGGTGAACAAGATCCGCAAGCTCTCGGACGGAGCGGAGCAGGTCGCCACGCACGCGCGGGAGCTCGCGAACAGGACCCCCGAACTGACCGACGGCATCGCGAAGCTGGACACGGCCTCGGAAAAGCTCGCGAACGGCTCCGCCGAGGTCCGCTCCGGAGCCACCGAGCTGCGGGACAAGCAGCGGGAGGCGGTGTCCGGGGCCGAGCAGCTCACCACCGGCGCCGACGAACTGGCCTCGGGCACCACCAGGCTGGCCAACGGATCGGACGAGCTGGCCAACGGCTCGCACGAGCTGGCCGACAAGCTCGACGACGGAGCAGCCGACATCCCGGCCCCGGACGAGTCCACGCGCGAAGCCACGGCCGAGACCATCGGGAACCCGGTCGCCGTGGACGAGCGGGCGCAGACCGAGGCGGGAACCTACGGGGCCGGCCTGGCCCCCTACTTCATGGGATTGGCGCTGTGGATCGGCGGGTTCGTGCTGTTCCTGCTGATGCGTCCCCTCTCCAACCGCGCGTTGGCCGCAGGCGTCGCACCGTGGCGCACCGCGCTCGGGGGCTGGTTGCCCGCCGCGATCGTGGGGACGGTCCAGGCCGTGCTGCTTTACCTGGTCGTGGTCTTCGGCGTCGGGGTCCAGCCCGCGCGCCCGTGGCTGACCCTGAGCTTCCTGGTACTGACCTCGCTCGCGTTCACCGGTGTGGTGCACTCGCTCAACGCCGCGTTCGGCCCGCGCGGGAAGTTCCTCGCCCTGGTGTTCCTGGTTCTGCAGCTCGTCACGGCCGGGGGAACCTTCCCCTGGCAGACCATTCCCGACGTGCTGCACCCGCTGCACCGGGTGCTGCCGCTGAGTCACGTGGTGGACGGGCTGCGGCACCTGATCTACGGCGGTGGCGCGGACAGCGCGGCCCGGGCGGCGCTGGTGCTCGCCTGCTACCTGGCCGGTGGGCTGCTGCTGAGCACGGTCGCCGCCATGCGGCAGCGGGTCTGGACTGCCTCCAGGCTCCGACCGGAACTGGCACTCTGACACCGCGACCGCCGCAGCGGACGAGAAGGGCCCGGAGTGGTTTGGCTTTCACCACTCCGGGCCCTTCGAGCACGCACTGCACCGCACGGATTCACACGCCGTAGCGAGGGGGCGAGAGCAGCCGCCCCGCCGTTCCGCGGGGCGGGCGAGTCACTCCCGCGCCGACTGCTCCTGCTCGTCGTAACGAGCGATCTCGATCAGGTTGCCGTCCGGATCACGCAGGTACAACGAGGTGATCTGACCGGTGCTGCCGGTCCGCACGACCGGACCGGCCTCGATGCGCACGTCGTTCGCCCTCAGGTGCTCCTGGACCTCGCTGAGCACGTTGCCGGTGACCAAGCACAGGTTCGCCGAGCCGGGAACCGGATGCGTCGCCGTGGGTTCCACCAGCTCGCTGGCCGCGTGCAGTTTGATGGTCTGCTGACCGAAACGCACCGCGCGCCGCTCCCCCTGAAAGGTCACGGTCTCCATTCCGAGAATGTTCTCGTAGAAGTCCAGCGCACGATCGACATCGGCCACGGTGAGCACCAAATGGTCCAGTCTGTCGATGCTGATCATGATCCTCCTTCGCCGACGTCGGGCAACCCCCAACACCACGCGTCGACCATCCGCGGTTTCTCGTGTCGTGATACGCCAGTTCTCCGGCGGCTCGAATCCCCTGCTTGAGACGACGGAACACCCCGACGGAGCCTGCACCGCCGATGCACAACTGAATCCAGGGCAGCCTAACCGCATGACCCCTTCGGAGTGACAACCGGCTGCCCCGGTTCACCGGGTGTCGCCCCGGCGGAAGCACCCGGTGAGCAACCGTATGGCCTCACGACGCGGCGAAGGGGTCAGTGTGCCGCCGTGTCCCAGGAATCCCCCGTTCCCACGGAAACCTCCAGCGGAACGTCCAAACTCGCCGCTGAGCTCATCTGCTCGCGAACCAGCCGCTCGACGGCCGCGGTCTCGCCCTCGGCCACTTCGATGATCAGTTCGTCGTGCACCTGCAGCAGCATCCTGGAGGACAGCCCCTCGGAGGCCAGCGCGCTGTGCACGCCGAGCATCGCCACCTTGATGATGTCCGCGGCGCTGCCCTGGATCGGGGCGTTCAGCGCCATGCGTTCGGCCATTTCCCGGCGCTGCCTGTTGTCGCTGGTCAGATCGGGCAGGTAACGACGTCGTCCGAGGATGGTGGACGTGTAGCCGTCCTTGCGCGCCCGATCGACGATCTCGTGCAGGTACTCGCGCACCCGACCGAACCGGGCGAAGTAGGCGTCCATCTGCTGCTTGGACTCCTCGTTGGAGATCTGCAGCTGCTGGGCCAGCCCGTAGGAGGACAGCCCGTAGACCAGCCCGTAGGACATCGCCTTGACCCGACGACGCAGCTCGTGGTCGACC
The sequence above is a segment of the Actinopolyspora saharensis genome. Coding sequences within it:
- a CDS encoding GNAT family N-acetyltransferase — its product is MNNAQELLEAQQRRFRRLDPALPAVYPLPRHGEPVLAHLDAGRTVAGVSAHAHQPPGTLPSLWSTADTYELFPLLGEHPRAGMDVLLRAFREQLATRAVPERDSACLVTWPSRDVSATRALLDHGFTPLTCLAVRTPTPEVDTKLSGTVKMRRAGPPDSDRVVELAMAELEYAALVGGSVLRPDAAGLKRSAVEVRLRTRSTPGSAKVPGGAPVWLAERNEIPVGLAECGWVDANNHHSGHRIGSGLWGYVNCLSVREEHRGTGIGRDLMTMAHNDFAAAGAVGSFLYYNPANPVSPVFWHRQGYRPLWTIWEIRPATALR
- a CDS encoding ATP-binding cassette domain-containing protein, which translates into the protein MEIVATGVEVAGPHGPLLEPTSLHVRSGELLLVAGPPGSGRTALALALSGRLRPDSGTVLRNGHASPVRLRRTTAVVDSAGITEPEGSVELSEAVAEGLGLAGRPFGRRAVHRWLSERGLHHSARKRFEQLAPELRTRVLLDLARTARGTEALILDCPDRHGGDPLSWYTAARETATHGYAVVALCAPQTARELNVRPIRIGSARDSGTEQPVSERTHPTPTAGTSPRTAP
- a CDS encoding YhgE/Pip domain-containing protein; translation: MTTLRLARTELRRLTSGKLPKLALVAVTLVPLLYGAMYIYANWDPYGELDSVPAAVVVDDAGATRDDGSRLTAGDTVYQRLIDSGDFDWNRVSREQATSGVSEGRYTFALVIPQGFSEALLSPGEFDPEQARLRLVTNDANNYLAGTIADQVVTRVRQGVAADAGSDAARQLLLGLSTVHDQTVRAADGAGELANGAGELDEGLDSASSGAARLSRGAHELLTGQRRLADGSAQLAEGAGEVADGSDELHGGLNRLRERTAELPERSDRLADGAERVAEGNAELAEKATKLGTVSQRVADGLDGAKSDVVEKLRGLGMPEQQIERVTRSIDELDQPVDEANSKVQQRVNKIRKLSDGAEQVATHARELANRTPELTDGIAKLDTASEKLANGSAEVRSGATELRDKQREAVSGAEQLTTGADELASGTTRLANGSDELANGSHELADKLDDGAADIPAPDESTREATAETIGNPVAVDERAQTEAGTYGAGLAPYFMGLALWIGGFVLFLLMRPLSNRALAAGVAPWRTALGGWLPAAIVGTVQAVLLYLVVVFGVGVQPARPWLTLSFLVLTSLAFTGVVHSLNAAFGPRGKFLALVFLVLQLVTAGGTFPWQTIPDVLHPLHRVLPLSHVVDGLRHLIYGGGADSAARAALVLACYLAGGLLLSTVAAMRQRVWTASRLRPELAL
- a CDS encoding VOC family protein, whose protein sequence is MISIDRLDHLVLTVADVDRALDFYENILGMETVTFQGERRAVRFGQQTIKLHAASELVEPTATHPVPGSANLCLVTGNVLSEVQEHLRANDVRIEAGPVVRTGSTGQITSLYLRDPDGNLIEIARYDEQEQSARE